The Paraflavitalea devenefica DNA segment CATAAAACTGTGGCAGGCTTACCGGCAAGCATAAGTTGTTTTTTACGCTACATATATTTTGACCTGCTTTAATAACCTGGCTGAATACTAACAAATCATACCAATTACTCAATGCGGCGATGATGAACCATTGCCTGTAAGTAGTTTGCTGCCGCAAAAAAGTAAAGCATGAAAAAGAAAAATGTACTCATTCTGATATTAGCAGGCTGTATAGCTTTTTGTCCGGGAGCTTTCGCTCAAAATGTAGGCATTGGCACTACCACGCCTGCGTATAAGCTGGATGTAAAAGGGCATATCAACATCAGCCAGGATTCTTTTTACAGGATCAATAAAGTGCCTGTATTATCCATCAGAGGATCTTATAACATTTTTGTGGGCCCTTATGCCGGGGCTAGTACCCCGCCCTATCCCATCGTAGACAATAACGGCAGTGGTTCCTGGAATACCGCGATGGGGTATGAGGCCGGTTATAACAATTTTAGCGGCGACGCCAATACCTACATTGGCTTTAAAAGTGGCAGGACAGCATCTTCCGCCAGCCACAATGCTTTTTTGGGATACGGTACCGGTTTAAACAATTCAGGTTCCGACAATACATTTCTAGGTGCGTTCAGTGGTTCTGATAATACAGGAGGTTATAACAATGTTTTTGTAGGCACGTCGGCAGGAACAAACAACAAAACCGGCGCTAACAATGTGTTTGTAGGAGACGAAGCCGGCTATGATAACACCGAAGGACATTACAATACCTTTGTGGGCGCCCAGGCCGGCAGTAACAATATAACCGGTGATTACAATACTTTCCTTGGTTACAATGCCCGGCCTTCCTCTCTCCTACCCAATCTTACCAATGCCATGGCCATTGGTTACAATACGCAGGTATTTGGCAGCAATCATGTGCGCATCGGCAATACCAACGTAACGTCTATTGGTGGTTATGCGGGCTGGAGTGACCTGTCTGACGGCCGGTTCAAAGTGAATGTACAGGAAGCTGTACAAGGGTTGGCCTTCATTAAGCGGTTACGGCCGGTTACGTACAACCTTGACCTGGCCAAGCTGGACCGCCACCTGCAGGTGGAGGCTGACAGTATTTCCAACACACCGGCTTTCCGGAGCGCCCGTGCCGCCAAAGAGCAAGAGTTACACAGCGGCTTTATTGCGCAGGAAGTGGAACAGGCAGCCAAGGCGCTGGGCTTTCACTTCAGTGGTGTGGACCTCCCGCAAAATGATAAGGACACTTATAAGCTGCGCTATGCTGAGTTTACCGTACCCCTGGTAAAAGCCGTACAGGAACTGGCGGCGGAGAATGAAGCACTGAAAAAAGAACTGGCCGAACTGAAGAAGCTGGTGCAAAAACTGGTTACTTCCGATTGAGCCAGGCTTCGGGCACCGGCACAATGCAAATGTTCATGGACCTGCCATCGGCCGACAACATAGCAGATTGTATTTGTATGCGGGCGCCATCCGGGTACCATCTCCCTCGCTGTTTCGTGTACCGCGATGGCCGAGGGCATTGTTAACTATCCTGTGATGTCCTGAGAACAATTTTTATTACCGCACTGTAAAAGTAGTGGTAAGTGTTATGGGCGCATTCATCGGCAGGCTATGCGCCCCTGATAAAGAACGGGCATGACGTCCCGCCTCTCCTAATGTATCCAGGAACAGGCCTGAGGCGCCATCCAATACCCGGGCAAAGTCGTTCCAGCCTTCTGTGGTGAGCATTTTTGCTTCTATGAAATTTAGTCCAACGATGTTATCAAAACCTACGTGCTTATGTATCTGGGCCAACACATTCAATGCACAATACCTGGCAGCCAGAACACCCTCTTCCGTCGTAAGTTCCGCGCCCAGCCGGCCCCGGTAAGCCAGTTTGCCGTTGTGCAAAGGGAACTGCACCGCCACATAGGCCATATTACCTATCACTCTAACCGGTTCATACAAGCCACCGGGCTTCGGCGGCTCTGCCGGAAGCGACAAACCCAGGGCGGTCAACTTAGCGATTATATCCATTCGATTAACATTTGATATATGAAGATAGTTAATCAGTTCTGTTTAACTGCAGTATCCATTCCGGAAGGTAGTAACGTTCTACTCTTTTTTGCGACGCAACATGAAATCCCTACATTGAGGTATCGTTATGATCACAAAAGAAACACTGGAAACCCGTTTAAGGGAAGCCACCGACACCTTGCTGAACATGGCCAGGGAATCGTCCTGGAATGCTATTTCCAACCATTGCCGATATATTCTTTCTGCAATAAAGTTTGAACAGTTCAACAATGTTTTTGCAGAAAGGAAAATCAGGATCGCCGAAAACAATAAAAAGGAGCCTGTATCACTGGCAGACATCATGCCTGCACTCCTGGACATGTATTCCAATTTATATGATATCAACCTGTATATACACCTCGCTAAAAAGAAGCTTACCATTATTGACATCCGGTACTTCCCCAAATCATTACAGGAGGAAGATTACAGGAAAACCATTGCAAACAATCCTCCCATGTTACACTGCAAAGTAGCTATACCACCTTATGCTCATGAACTTAATCTTCCTAAGCCTCAACAACGATTTGATATTAACTGGGAGCACAATCCCTGGCACCATCAATGGAAGATGTTCTGGTGGCGATCAAAGACACAGTAAAAAACTCCCCCGCCCCCTGCAACAATACACCACCGCGCCCGTCTTTCCGGATGTATCTTTGATCAACAGCGTTCGTTAACCACCAAAACACCCACCATGCAACGCCGTTTGAAGACCTTGCTTTTTATAGCTATCAGTATAGGCGCCGGTATACTCCACGCACCGGCACAAACGCCTGGCACAACAGGCAAGCACCTAACCGAAAACCCTGCCCCCCTACCCGGTAGCCTGACCACGGATCAAATGCAGGCCGACTTTGACACGTTACGGAAAGCATTGGAAGAAGTTCATGGCGGATTGTATCGTTTTTCCACGAAGCCGGCCATCAACCACCTGTTTGACAGTTGCCGCGCACGGCTTAACAGTATCCATAGTCAGCGGGCGTTCATGATCCTGCTGTTTGAAATGCTGGCCCAACTACGTGATGGTCATATGCGGCTCGAAGCGGATGCCGCTACCACTGCTGCGCTGGCCCAGGCCCGGCTATTTCCGCTCCGCCTGATGCTGGAAGGCGACCGGCTGATGGTGCTGTATAATGATACGCCCGGCGATTCCACTATTCGTCCCGGTATGGAACTGCTCACGGTTAACGGACATAGGGCTGCCCACATCATCCACACCATACTGCCCGGCATATCCGGCGACGGGTTTATTGAAACCTTTAAGCGCAAACGGCTGGAGCGTAGCTTCGCCCCATTTTACTGGCTGTATGTAGATCAAGCCACGGCGTTTAGCATTACAGCAAAAGACAATACCGGCAACACGATCACCACAACATTGCCGGGTATTTTGAATGCAGCCAGAGAACAGAACAGGGCCGGCAACCCGGTTAATACGCCCATCATTACCAACCTGGCCCGGCTGGATAGCGCCAAGGACAATGTATCGCTCCGTTTTATCAATAACACTGATCTCGCCTGCCTGCGCATCCGCACGTTCGGCGGAGATGCTTTCATATCGACCCTTGACCTGGTATTCCAAACCCTGCACGACAAGAAAACGAAAGCACTGATCCTCGACCTGCGGGGCAATGGCGGCGGCGTAGATGAATACGGCGCGGCCCTTGTTTCACAATTGACCAACAAGCCATTCCGTTACTTCGACCGTATCCACCTGACCAGTATCCTTCCCTCGTTTACTAGCTGGAAACCGGGTACGGTGGAGAATTTACGCAATGGTGTGGTGACTGACCCGAAGGGCGGCTACCTGGTAACACCCCAACTGCATACAGGTGTAGGCGGACAAAATCCTGCCGCGCGCCCCTTTACCGGTAAACTGTTTGTTTTGCTGGATGGCGGCACCTTTTCCACCGCTGCCGATGTAACTG contains these protein-coding regions:
- a CDS encoding S41 family peptidase, whose amino-acid sequence is MQRRLKTLLFIAISIGAGILHAPAQTPGTTGKHLTENPAPLPGSLTTDQMQADFDTLRKALEEVHGGLYRFSTKPAINHLFDSCRARLNSIHSQRAFMILLFEMLAQLRDGHMRLEADAATTAALAQARLFPLRLMLEGDRLMVLYNDTPGDSTIRPGMELLTVNGHRAAHIIHTILPGISGDGFIETFKRKRLERSFAPFYWLYVDQATAFSITAKDNTGNTITTTLPGILNAAREQNRAGNPVNTPIITNLARLDSAKDNVSLRFINNTDLACLRIRTFGGDAFISTLDLVFQTLHDKKTKALILDLRGNGGGVDEYGAALVSQLTNKPFRYFDRIHLTSILPSFTSWKPGTVENLRNGVVTDPKGGYLVTPQLHTGVGGQNPAARPFTGKLFVLLDGGTFSTAADVTALLRHLTNATFIGEESGGAAEGNTSGLNALVKLPHSKLSLKIHLYEYWNAIPPGKKGRGTLPDHAVETHVADWLQGIDAPMKRALLLATTSKF
- a CDS encoding tail fiber domain-containing protein, producing the protein MKKKNVLILILAGCIAFCPGAFAQNVGIGTTTPAYKLDVKGHINISQDSFYRINKVPVLSIRGSYNIFVGPYAGASTPPYPIVDNNGSGSWNTAMGYEAGYNNFSGDANTYIGFKSGRTASSASHNAFLGYGTGLNNSGSDNTFLGAFSGSDNTGGYNNVFVGTSAGTNNKTGANNVFVGDEAGYDNTEGHYNTFVGAQAGSNNITGDYNTFLGYNARPSSLLPNLTNAMAIGYNTQVFGSNHVRIGNTNVTSIGGYAGWSDLSDGRFKVNVQEAVQGLAFIKRLRPVTYNLDLAKLDRHLQVEADSISNTPAFRSARAAKEQELHSGFIAQEVEQAAKALGFHFSGVDLPQNDKDTYKLRYAEFTVPLVKAVQELAAENEALKKELAELKKLVQKLVTSD
- a CDS encoding RidA family protein, translated to MDIIAKLTALGLSLPAEPPKPGGLYEPVRVIGNMAYVAVQFPLHNGKLAYRGRLGAELTTEEGVLAARYCALNVLAQIHKHVGFDNIVGLNFIEAKMLTTEGWNDFARVLDGASGLFLDTLGEAGRHARSLSGAHSLPMNAPITLTTTFTVR